The following are encoded together in the Desulfococcus multivorans genome:
- a CDS encoding transposase, producing MIDYEAFVRIKHYHEHQGLSPAQIAEALDLDDQTVRKWLAEKQYRPRTPVHRRSKLDPFKSYIVRLVETHPYTAVQVFQKIREEGFDGGYTIVKEYVQKIRPRRTPPFLKLSFAPGECAQVDWGSYGSVPVGSTSRRLSF from the coding sequence ATGATCGATTATGAGGCTTTTGTCCGGATCAAGCACTACCATGAGCACCAGGGGTTGAGCCCTGCCCAGATCGCCGAGGCGCTGGACCTCGACGACCAGACCGTTCGGAAATGGCTTGCCGAAAAGCAATACCGCCCGCGAACGCCGGTCCATCGCAGGAGCAAACTGGACCCCTTTAAATCCTATATCGTCCGTCTGGTGGAAACCCATCCCTATACGGCGGTCCAGGTGTTTCAAAAAATCCGGGAAGAGGGGTTTGACGGCGGCTACACCATCGTCAAGGAATACGTGCAAAAGATCCGGCCCCGAAGGACCCCGCCCTTCCTCAAGCTTTCCTTCGCGCCGGGGGAATGCGCCCAGGTGGACTGGGGCTCGTACGGATCGGTTCCCGTAGGATCTACCAGCCGCCGCCTCAGTTTTTAA
- a CDS encoding tyrosine-type recombinase/integrase, translating to MSKTSDGTKPSTKKLRFTLLSVFFNFIKNSVDSDFQNPCDNHALRKLFKAGKITQFKILEKDVVNEIIFRTQNPRNRIMLELMARGCMRVGEVLQLTPMDIDDRKAIIRAPKSGREAEAVFLPQKLADRLKEYIREKQIEADARIFPITYSAARLIVKKAGAMVGIHIRPHDLRRHAATYASRSGTPLEIVSKVLLRHSNLSTTQRYLGKVSDVEAMRWIDYLHG from the coding sequence ATGTCCAAGACGTCAGATGGGACGAAGCCTTCCACCAAAAAACTACGATTCACACTTCTGTCCGTTTTCTTCAACTTCATCAAGAATTCAGTCGATTCTGATTTCCAAAACCCTTGTGACAATCACGCGTTGCGCAAGCTTTTCAAAGCCGGAAAGATCACCCAGTTCAAAATTCTGGAAAAAGATGTGGTCAATGAAATCATATTCAGGACGCAGAACCCTCGGAATCGAATCATGCTCGAACTCATGGCTCGAGGCTGCATGAGGGTAGGTGAGGTTCTCCAACTCACTCCAATGGATATTGACGATCGCAAAGCCATCATTCGAGCCCCCAAAAGCGGCAGAGAAGCTGAGGCGGTTTTTCTACCGCAAAAATTAGCAGACCGACTCAAGGAATACATCCGAGAAAAGCAGATCGAAGCCGATGCCAGAATTTTCCCGATAACCTATTCGGCTGCCAGGTTGATTGTAAAAAAGGCTGGCGCTATGGTTGGCATCCATATCAGGCCTCATGACCTTCGGAGACACGCCGCCACATATGCATCTCGATCTGGTACGCCGCTTGAAATCGTATCAAAAGTCCTGCTGCGGCATTCAAACCTGTCAACCACCCAGAGGTATCTCGGAAAAGTCAGTGATGTGGAGGCGATGCGATGGATTGATTATCTTCATGGATAG
- the tnpC gene encoding IS66 family transposase, whose protein sequence is MKIENIDIQAAIEKAQALIREDKQISSAVRSMFEILILIITLLANRLNLNSTNSSKPPSSDPNRQRRPRQKSDKKAGGQEGHVGTTLKKVETPDRIETIKVDRRKLPMGIYRHIGYETRQVFDIDISRFVTEYQAEIVMDEKGNRFVAPFPKDVTKAVQYGNGIKTHSVYMSQFQLLPYNRIQDYFADQLQIPLSEGSIFNFNNEAFQLLEDFENRVKNELAQAGVANADETGINIGGKRYWLHGLSNDRWTCYHPHEKRGADAMDDMGILPRFKGILCHDHWKPYFTYNCIHALCNAHHLRELQRAWEQDGQNWAKNMKTLLETINRKVIDAGGALDAAESQKYRRQYQDLIKQGEIECPEPVRPKEKGKRGRIKKSKSRNLLERLDNYQNEVLRFMDIDFVPFTNNLGENDIRMTKVQQKISGCFRSIEGARIFCRIRGYLSTCRKQGVSSSRALALLFDGKLPDFVVSEV, encoded by the coding sequence ATGAAAATCGAAAATATTGACATCCAGGCCGCAATCGAAAAAGCGCAGGCGCTGATTCGTGAAGACAAGCAGATTTCATCTGCCGTACGGTCAATGTTTGAGATTCTGATCCTGATCATCACCCTGCTCGCCAATCGCCTGAACCTGAACAGCACCAACAGCAGCAAGCCGCCGTCAAGCGATCCCAACAGGCAAAGAAGGCCTCGTCAAAAGAGCGACAAAAAGGCCGGCGGCCAGGAGGGCCATGTCGGCACGACTCTCAAGAAAGTCGAGACCCCTGACAGGATCGAAACGATCAAGGTCGACCGCCGTAAGCTGCCTATGGGCATATACCGCCACATCGGGTATGAAACGCGCCAGGTATTTGATATCGATATCTCGAGATTCGTTACCGAATATCAGGCTGAGATTGTGATGGACGAAAAGGGAAACCGATTTGTGGCGCCTTTCCCCAAAGACGTAACCAAAGCGGTCCAGTATGGAAACGGCATAAAGACCCACTCGGTTTACATGTCACAATTTCAGCTATTGCCCTACAACCGGATCCAGGATTACTTCGCCGACCAGCTGCAGATACCCCTCAGCGAGGGTTCCATCTTCAATTTCAACAACGAGGCCTTTCAGCTCCTGGAGGACTTTGAAAACCGGGTCAAAAATGAACTGGCCCAGGCCGGGGTCGCGAATGCCGACGAGACCGGCATCAATATCGGCGGCAAACGCTACTGGCTGCACGGTTTATCCAATGATCGATGGACCTGCTACCATCCTCATGAAAAAAGGGGCGCTGATGCCATGGACGATATGGGCATCCTGCCCAGGTTCAAGGGGATTTTATGCCATGATCACTGGAAGCCGTACTTTACCTATAACTGCATCCACGCGCTTTGCAATGCGCATCACCTGAGGGAATTGCAAAGAGCGTGGGAACAGGACGGCCAAAACTGGGCCAAAAACATGAAAACCCTCCTCGAAACGATCAACCGCAAGGTTATCGATGCCGGCGGAGCGTTGGATGCCGCTGAGTCCCAGAAATATCGCCGGCAATACCAGGATCTGATAAAACAGGGCGAAATTGAATGCCCCGAGCCCGTCAGACCAAAGGAAAAAGGCAAACGGGGTCGAATCAAAAAATCGAAGTCCAGGAATCTGCTCGAACGGTTGGACAATTATCAAAATGAAGTCCTCCGATTCATGGATATCGATTTTGTCCCGTTCACCAACAACCTGGGAGAAAACGACATCCGCATGACCAAGGTTCAGCAGAAAATATCCGGCTGCTTTCGATCGATTGAAGGCGCCAGAATCTTCTGCCGTATCCGGGGATACCTGTCGACTTGCCGAAAACAAGGGGTATCTTCAAGCCGAGCATTGGCGTTACTGTTTGACGGCAAATTGCCGGACTTTGTTGTCAGTGAAGTATGA
- a CDS encoding Druantia anti-phage system protein DruA encodes MNVIVFRYRSRDLTQQDVEDIRGTISRYYHRGRSYISRVLCREWDWVQPNGKFKEYAARDLLLRLEEKGLVDLPPRLRPKNNNKRRSFTQTPIFNDTPMAGLVKDYSGLHLQPIQSGEDYLWGYLLHHHHYLGVPRLVGEHLKYLARLDGRVVACLAWASAAFKVKSRDDFIGWSTAIRRQRLHLVANNARFLIPPWIRVKHLASKVLALNLRRLSADWQTAYHHRIYLAETFVDISRFEGTCYKAANWQCVGETSGSAKRGNAYRFHGQAKAVYLYPLDRHFRRLLADDQG; translated from the coding sequence ATGAACGTAATTGTTTTTCGATATCGATCTCGCGATCTTACGCAACAAGATGTAGAAGATATACGCGGCACTATTTCACGGTATTACCACCGAGGCAGAAGCTACATCTCGCGGGTATTGTGCCGGGAGTGGGACTGGGTTCAACCCAACGGCAAATTCAAGGAATATGCCGCCCGTGATCTTCTCTTGCGCCTGGAAGAAAAAGGCCTTGTTGATCTACCACCCCGACTGCGGCCGAAAAACAATAACAAACGGCGCTCCTTTACCCAAACGCCCATTTTCAACGACACTCCCATGGCGGGCCTTGTCAAAGATTACTCCGGCCTGCATCTTCAACCCATCCAATCCGGCGAAGATTATCTCTGGGGATATCTGCTCCATCACCATCACTATCTGGGCGTTCCCAGGCTTGTCGGCGAGCACCTGAAGTATCTGGCCCGGCTCGATGGCCGGGTTGTCGCCTGCCTGGCATGGGCCAGTGCGGCCTTCAAGGTGAAAAGCCGGGATGACTTCATCGGCTGGTCGACCGCCATAAGGCGGCAGCGGCTTCACCTTGTCGCCAACAATGCGCGTTTCCTGATTCCACCGTGGATTCGGGTCAAACACCTCGCTTCCAAGGTGTTGGCGCTCAATCTCCGGCGTTTGAGCGCGGACTGGCAGACGGCCTATCATCACCGGATCTACCTGGCGGAAACGTTCGTCGATATTTCCCGCTTTGAAGGCACCTGTTACAAGGCGGCCAACTGGCAATGCGTCGGAGAGACCAGCGGCAGCGCCAAAAGGGGCAATGCATATCGGTTCCACGGTCAAGCCAAGGCCGTTTATCTTTATCCCCTGGATCGACACTTCAGGAGACTGCTTGCCGATGACCAGGGATGA
- a CDS encoding helix-turn-helix transcriptional regulator yields the protein MNMQEFADKLEITRQCVHHWCTGRARISVRLAKRVRELTGVPLETLLDMGPQDIRAMIKDQEVM from the coding sequence ATGAACATGCAGGAATTTGCAGACAAACTGGAAATCACCCGTCAATGCGTACATCACTGGTGCACCGGTCGCGCGAGGATATCCGTGCGGTTGGCCAAGCGGGTACGGGAGCTTACGGGGGTCCCCCTGGAGACCCTCCTAGACATGGGACCACAGGACATCCGGGCGATGATCAAGGACCAGGAGGTGATGTGA
- a CDS encoding AAA ATPase, translating into MRPAEKDSSPRSTGPAGGQFETKVGTYYALALLANTEPLGLPGAVVDRLEFQRGGQGHPLDDVIVRGATPQGEDRCLEVQVKRSMAFTENDANFQSVVDGIVKARKIEPDRRFAVAIERTTGVIENGVQEALELAQQTIDEASFLRLLETPGRSNKDMRAFVAAFRALLAAKDETGDDVLYDILRSFSVLTFDYARPNSMAEHHDRLRARHLASEKSGADLYDSLFGLVLRADAIGGELNRDELVRKLNDLGVSVGAAPGLAVVRRHIEELSRHALQDIGMTVKGCQLAREKPRRELEGLLQAAETQGGVVEISGPSGVGKSGLLRTAIEAREAVSRILVLAPDRTPSGGWPAMRAVFGIDATADELLSDLACDGGGYLCIDGLDRFRDSAQRKTVIDLLRAALRCPGVTVLFTARPGWEDEGALWIGEEMFAHLSARGRIIVEGLDDDEAEALAKAAPQLAPLLRPDHPAKLLARNLLKLRLLVSTRLNKKEAISEAALARDWQASGAAGTGERTRGEIHSRKRVLNAVANGLIDNAGLVDVSGQDAQAVAELIADEVLVEIHPDRVRFRHDLFTDWAVACVLFDDPGAIDRLGLGAPPPFWMTRGFELACRMLAERSEDEAWPKLLRHLEAEGAAPGWAGLALLALVRSERADALLGRYDAFLLEDDGRRAAQLIRRFVASHTQSAAPLFNKGLLGGVAAPEGMTIPKGPEWIHLILWCLQRFGQLGATPLSAAIDLFQKWLVFAAFGEKTVTPILLDRYADILVAAIERRDLPLPRYGEPLPEIKYAVTGDALDTARLYLALWATTSPGAAARYLNAVKNSKRPEAAISQILEFPGRLLGAAPAEFAAAFLRALEDDEEEDELRRKPGRRRSYAMSRVDGPFVLGRCGIGVFTEILEAAPATGVAFIKTLTESVCAPEEGYPEFSVQFLGTTRRIEALFSYGWSRGRAPSAMLTKALAAMEHWAHRRLDGGETLDAVIGDIIAEGPIVGALWLLIVDLVLSHSSLKGTPLRDVLASPETLAIDAGRANLDAVDRMGGGVLGRVWRSGPAADQAVEKDLAGRVSRSVALHDVIPQLVFNLSKEELGALQAQFEAAVSRLGPWTDDAVDWASPQFMASHALRLASRDNYELVTEKDAAGEERKGWIYKWPPGQKKWLEEGAAKANAEHLTFTRSLAVRFAMDDETKVVNVSAADAEAILDETTAAAPNEKEASHDPNDPWLERVSAAAFLARVGSQEDVVRRRQEIKSIFEQALQFQGRSRTLPRDDVMYDAHSMAIAGRLYLAAISGDEAETEDLLQAVATYPSSAAPAFLRHGGAVEKIDQKLLISLSRIALLACMIPRRAHYGEDKATYDKRRADLESRLASRIEAERQWRKGGAEPDWPTPPPRRTRRRKRTLIIRGADGAGKRAPRESEWPDYYYDEKTGTTWLRILTRLGPSAGSTSKAVMRANRDWLLETNRSGEDGEDDSDIERVWTRGLMDYAAAHARHWSGEMCQELVVDVLKAFSDEAFIDAAAAFIVQSDLHFIEGDAADRAYLLSVREAFWPRLKETWHWRSHLRSSRGGMEINLKELVSAFYMRLYYGFGDGPSYTKGLSDPELTPFIPLLSEIAGEAPSCPTIAHLYLNVLECLDPSTAEGPLAVTAEQWANKANNRFWNELGVGRRVLTVGQKAAVFSDISAWNAVFEALMAAGVTVETEFLERLHGEANQ; encoded by the coding sequence ATGCGTCCTGCTGAAAAAGACTCCAGTCCTCGATCTACTGGACCAGCAGGCGGCCAGTTCGAGACGAAAGTCGGAACGTATTATGCGCTTGCCTTGCTGGCGAACACTGAGCCGCTCGGACTGCCCGGCGCGGTCGTCGATCGGCTTGAGTTCCAGAGAGGTGGCCAGGGCCATCCGCTTGATGACGTCATCGTGCGGGGCGCGACGCCTCAGGGCGAGGATCGGTGTCTTGAGGTCCAGGTCAAACGATCGATGGCGTTTACGGAAAACGACGCCAATTTCCAGTCTGTCGTGGACGGGATCGTCAAGGCGCGAAAGATCGAGCCGGATCGACGCTTCGCCGTCGCAATTGAGCGGACGACGGGCGTGATCGAGAATGGCGTGCAGGAAGCGCTGGAACTGGCACAGCAAACGATCGACGAGGCGTCGTTCTTAAGGCTTCTGGAGACACCTGGACGCAGCAACAAAGATATGCGGGCGTTCGTGGCCGCATTCAGAGCGCTCCTCGCGGCGAAGGACGAAACGGGGGACGACGTTCTCTATGACATCCTTCGGTCATTTTCAGTGCTGACTTTCGACTATGCACGTCCGAACTCTATGGCGGAGCATCATGACCGACTGCGTGCGCGGCATTTGGCATCTGAGAAAAGCGGCGCCGATCTCTATGACTCGTTATTCGGGCTCGTTCTTCGCGCCGACGCCATTGGCGGTGAACTGAACCGGGACGAATTGGTTCGAAAGCTGAACGACCTCGGCGTGAGCGTCGGCGCGGCGCCAGGGCTTGCCGTCGTGCGCCGCCATATCGAGGAACTGAGTCGCCATGCGCTCCAGGACATCGGTATGACGGTTAAGGGTTGCCAGCTCGCACGGGAAAAGCCCCGGCGCGAATTGGAGGGGCTGCTTCAGGCGGCGGAAACACAGGGCGGAGTTGTTGAAATATCGGGACCCAGTGGCGTCGGTAAATCCGGCTTGCTGAGAACCGCTATCGAGGCGCGCGAGGCGGTCTCGCGCATTTTGGTGTTGGCTCCGGACCGGACGCCATCTGGCGGCTGGCCAGCGATGCGCGCCGTTTTCGGCATCGATGCCACGGCTGACGAATTGCTGAGCGATCTCGCCTGCGACGGCGGAGGCTATCTCTGCATTGACGGCCTCGACCGTTTTCGCGACAGCGCGCAACGAAAAACGGTCATTGACCTCTTGCGGGCGGCGCTGCGTTGTCCGGGCGTGACGGTGCTGTTCACTGCGCGGCCCGGATGGGAGGATGAGGGCGCCCTCTGGATTGGCGAAGAGATGTTCGCGCACTTGTCTGCGCGCGGACGCATCATCGTGGAAGGGCTCGACGATGACGAAGCAGAGGCGCTCGCCAAGGCCGCCCCGCAGCTCGCGCCCCTGCTGAGGCCCGACCACCCGGCGAAACTGCTCGCCCGTAATTTGCTGAAATTGCGACTGTTGGTCAGCACGCGCCTCAATAAGAAGGAAGCGATCAGCGAAGCTGCGCTGGCGAGAGACTGGCAGGCATCCGGCGCGGCGGGGACGGGCGAGCGAACGAGAGGCGAGATACACTCCCGTAAGCGAGTGCTCAACGCTGTCGCCAACGGCCTCATCGACAATGCTGGACTTGTCGATGTCTCCGGTCAGGACGCGCAGGCTGTTGCAGAATTGATCGCGGACGAAGTGCTCGTCGAGATCCATCCGGATCGAGTCCGATTCCGGCATGATCTGTTTACAGACTGGGCGGTCGCCTGCGTTCTATTTGATGATCCTGGCGCGATTGACAGGCTTGGGCTGGGTGCCCCGCCGCCCTTCTGGATGACGCGCGGATTCGAGCTGGCGTGTCGAATGCTCGCCGAACGTAGCGAGGACGAGGCGTGGCCAAAACTGCTCAGGCATCTGGAGGCGGAAGGCGCCGCGCCCGGATGGGCGGGGCTGGCCCTGTTGGCGCTCGTCCGGTCCGAACGCGCGGACGCGTTGCTCGGGCGATACGACGCTTTTCTGCTCGAAGATGACGGTCGCCGTGCGGCGCAGTTGATCAGACGTTTTGTCGCGTCGCATACGCAGTCGGCAGCCCCCCTGTTCAATAAGGGTCTGCTGGGAGGGGTCGCTGCGCCGGAAGGGATGACCATTCCGAAAGGGCCGGAATGGATACACCTGATCTTGTGGTGTTTGCAGCGGTTTGGCCAGTTGGGAGCGACACCGTTGTCGGCTGCGATCGATCTTTTCCAGAAATGGCTTGTCTTTGCAGCGTTCGGCGAAAAGACAGTGACACCGATCTTGCTCGATCGCTACGCCGATATTCTGGTTGCGGCTATTGAACGGAGGGACCTTCCTTTGCCGCGATATGGTGAGCCTCTTCCGGAAATCAAATACGCTGTGACGGGCGATGCGCTTGATACGGCCCGACTCTACCTTGCGCTATGGGCGACGACCTCTCCTGGCGCAGCGGCACGTTATCTCAACGCTGTCAAGAACTCGAAGCGGCCGGAAGCAGCGATAAGCCAGATCCTCGAATTTCCTGGACGGTTGTTGGGCGCAGCACCTGCTGAATTCGCGGCCGCCTTTCTGCGCGCGCTCGAAGATGATGAGGAGGAAGACGAATTGCGTAGGAAGCCGGGGCGTCGCCGCTCCTATGCGATGTCTCGAGTTGACGGTCCTTTCGTGCTTGGCCGATGCGGCATCGGTGTGTTCACGGAAATCCTTGAAGCGGCGCCCGCGACGGGTGTTGCGTTCATCAAAACCTTGACCGAGAGCGTGTGTGCGCCGGAGGAGGGTTATCCGGAATTTTCGGTTCAGTTCCTGGGAACGACGCGCAGGATTGAGGCGCTGTTCAGTTATGGATGGTCACGCGGGCGCGCGCCGTCGGCCATGCTGACCAAGGCGTTAGCGGCGATGGAGCACTGGGCGCATAGGAGACTTGACGGGGGCGAGACGCTTGATGCTGTGATCGGAGACATCATCGCCGAGGGGCCGATCGTTGGCGCGCTTTGGCTTCTCATTGTCGATCTTGTCCTGTCTCATTCATCCCTAAAGGGAACGCCTCTCCGAGACGTTCTAGCGTCTCCGGAAACGTTGGCGATAGATGCCGGCCGCGCCAATCTTGACGCGGTCGATCGAATGGGTGGAGGAGTTCTGGGACGCGTCTGGCGGTCGGGACCGGCAGCCGATCAAGCTGTCGAGAAAGATTTGGCGGGTCGCGTGTCACGCAGCGTCGCACTGCATGACGTGATACCTCAGCTTGTCTTCAATCTGTCCAAGGAAGAACTAGGCGCACTGCAGGCACAGTTTGAAGCGGCGGTGAGCCGGCTTGGGCCGTGGACCGACGATGCGGTCGACTGGGCGTCGCCGCAATTCATGGCGTCCCATGCACTCCGCCTCGCCTCTCGGGACAATTATGAACTCGTCACGGAAAAGGACGCGGCAGGCGAGGAACGCAAGGGATGGATTTATAAATGGCCGCCCGGGCAGAAAAAATGGCTGGAAGAGGGGGCGGCAAAGGCGAATGCGGAGCACTTGACGTTCACCCGATCGTTAGCGGTCCGCTTTGCGATGGATGACGAAACCAAAGTCGTCAATGTTAGCGCCGCCGATGCGGAAGCGATTCTGGACGAGACTACCGCCGCTGCCCCAAACGAAAAGGAAGCGTCGCATGATCCGAACGATCCCTGGCTTGAGCGAGTCTCTGCGGCGGCGTTCCTCGCCCGAGTTGGGTCTCAGGAAGACGTAGTGCGGCGTCGGCAAGAGATTAAATCAATCTTCGAGCAAGCGCTGCAATTTCAGGGTCGGTCGAGAACCCTACCACGCGATGATGTCATGTACGACGCTCACTCGATGGCGATCGCCGGGCGTCTTTACCTTGCGGCAATTTCTGGAGATGAAGCGGAAACGGAAGATCTCCTACAGGCCGTGGCCACATATCCCTCGAGCGCTGCGCCGGCATTTCTTCGTCATGGAGGTGCCGTGGAGAAGATCGATCAAAAACTTTTGATCTCGCTTAGCCGAATCGCGCTTCTCGCCTGCATGATTCCACGGCGTGCGCATTATGGGGAGGACAAAGCAACTTACGACAAACGCCGCGCTGATTTGGAGTCGCGCCTTGCCTCTCGGATCGAAGCAGAGCGGCAATGGCGGAAAGGTGGCGCGGAGCCGGACTGGCCGACGCCTCCGCCACGGAGAACGCGGCGTCGAAAACGGACCCTGATAATAAGAGGAGCAGATGGCGCAGGAAAACGCGCCCCGCGCGAATCGGAGTGGCCGGACTATTATTACGATGAAAAGACCGGGACGACCTGGTTGCGGATTCTCACACGCCTTGGCCCAAGCGCCGGATCGACGTCGAAGGCGGTGATGCGCGCCAATCGTGACTGGCTTCTGGAGACGAACAGGTCGGGGGAGGACGGAGAAGACGACAGCGACATCGAGCGTGTCTGGACGCGCGGCTTGATGGACTATGCGGCGGCGCATGCCCGTCACTGGTCGGGTGAAATGTGCCAGGAACTAGTAGTCGACGTGCTCAAAGCCTTTTCAGATGAAGCTTTCATCGACGCTGCGGCGGCGTTTATCGTGCAGAGTGATCTTCATTTTATTGAAGGAGATGCGGCGGATCGAGCCTATCTGTTGTCAGTGCGTGAGGCTTTCTGGCCACGCCTCAAGGAGACATGGCATTGGCGCAGCCATTTGCGGTCGTCGAGAGGTGGCATGGAGATTAACCTAAAAGAGCTTGTCAGCGCATTTTACATGCGGTTGTACTACGGGTTCGGTGATGGACCGTCTTACACAAAGGGTTTATCCGACCCTGAGCTGACGCCGTTCATACCGCTGCTGTCGGAGATCGCCGGCGAGGCGCCATCATGCCCGACCATCGCCCACCTGTATCTGAATGTCCTCGAATGCCTGGATCCATCGACGGCTGAGGGGCCGCTCGCCGTTACGGCGGAACAATGGGCGAACAAAGCGAACAATCGTTTTTGGAACGAGCTCGGCGTTGGGCGCCGGGTTCTCACAGTCGGACAAAAAGCGGCGGTTTTTTCCGATATATCAGCGTGGAATGCTGTTTTTGAGGCGCTCATGGCGGCAGGCGTGACGGTTGAGACCGAGTTTTTAGAGCGCCTTCACGGGGAGGCGAACCAATGA
- the tnpC gene encoding IS66 family transposase — MTRDEAAAILDLPREQAIDAILTLADKAEKFDRLCGTVSPTCPSGMTPPYLKEPGKKRRKKPGRKKGHSGVARKRPEKIDHYREHTLESCPECRLPLGKPIKNHKRYIMDIPPVAVEVTEHTVHGYWCSNCKKAVYPRVTDALPNAVLGINLLVMTAWLHYWVGMSVRNVARLLAVFCAFDVSPGGLTQAWKNLSVILKPLYDDIGKKIQKSAVLHADETGWRISGLTHWLWCFATDRFCYFIIDKSRGSPVIKKVIGKLFEGILICDFWGAYNKIATLATQRCFYHLFTELAKVDKCNKSADWKLFRKKLGRLLMDAVRLSVMKAELASPVFDRRKMRLYLRLDQLIASSREDKDVNRLIKRLIRHRNEFFTFLEYNGVSPYNNHAEQQIRKPVLTRKISQQNRSNQGAEAHAIFMTLFRSAELQGLNPFDTVLHDAKKMLGAVREEDIALKLAA, encoded by the coding sequence ATGACCAGGGATGAAGCCGCCGCCATCCTGGATTTACCCAGGGAACAGGCCATCGATGCCATCCTGACCCTTGCCGACAAAGCGGAAAAATTCGACCGCCTTTGTGGAACGGTCAGCCCTACCTGCCCATCGGGGATGACGCCACCGTACCTGAAAGAACCGGGGAAGAAGCGCAGAAAAAAGCCCGGTCGCAAAAAAGGCCATTCAGGCGTTGCCCGGAAACGACCTGAAAAGATCGACCATTATAGAGAGCACACTCTGGAATCCTGTCCCGAATGCCGGTTGCCTCTGGGAAAGCCGATCAAAAATCACAAGCGCTATATCATGGACATCCCACCGGTGGCAGTTGAAGTCACCGAGCACACCGTCCATGGATATTGGTGCTCGAACTGCAAAAAAGCGGTTTATCCGAGGGTCACTGACGCTTTACCCAACGCCGTGCTCGGCATAAACCTCCTGGTCATGACGGCCTGGCTTCATTACTGGGTGGGCATGAGTGTTCGAAATGTCGCCAGGTTGTTGGCTGTTTTTTGTGCCTTTGACGTCAGCCCGGGCGGTTTGACCCAGGCCTGGAAGAACCTGAGCGTCATTCTGAAACCGCTATACGACGATATCGGCAAAAAAATCCAAAAATCGGCAGTGCTCCATGCTGACGAAACCGGGTGGAGAATCAGCGGCCTTACCCATTGGCTCTGGTGTTTTGCAACCGATCGATTCTGCTATTTTATCATCGACAAAAGTCGCGGCTCCCCGGTCATCAAAAAAGTGATCGGCAAATTATTCGAAGGAATTCTCATCTGTGACTTCTGGGGGGCCTATAACAAAATCGCCACCCTGGCGACCCAGAGGTGTTTCTATCACCTGTTCACCGAATTGGCGAAGGTGGACAAGTGCAACAAATCGGCCGATTGGAAATTGTTCAGGAAGAAACTCGGCCGCTTGCTGATGGATGCGGTGCGCCTGAGTGTAATGAAAGCCGAACTGGCGTCGCCAGTGTTCGATCGGCGCAAGATGAGACTTTACCTCCGGCTCGATCAACTGATTGCATCATCTCGCGAGGACAAGGATGTCAACAGGCTTATCAAGCGGTTGATCCGCCACAGAAATGAGTTCTTCACATTTTTGGAGTATAACGGCGTCAGCCCATACAACAACCATGCGGAACAGCAGATCAGAAAGCCCGTTTTGACGCGGAAAATCTCACAGCAGAATCGCTCAAACCAGGGTGCGGAAGCTCATGCGATTTTTATGACCTTATTCAGATCTGCTGAACTTCAGGGGCTGAATCCCTTCGATACGGTGCTGCACGATGCAAAAAAAATGCTCGGTGCAGTACGAGAAGAAGACATTGCCCTCAAGCTGGCAGCATAA
- a CDS encoding Bro-N domain-containing protein: MKIHYPAAEIRHHICCSNFAHTGYGQAPAQRLGEGPCQPTPTTTPARAEMSGLLKSIFQFNGHDLTAITGEDGQPWFVGNEVAKILGYADAKQAVRMHFKYPKMLKGVESTPLTSSPRGITIIPESNLYRLITRSKLPSAEKFEDWITEVVLPTIRKTGVILPPHRLRTPNTRGKLGTSKW; encoded by the coding sequence GTGAAAATTCATTACCCGGCTGCGGAAATCCGACATCATATCTGCTGCAGCAACTTTGCCCACACGGGTTATGGCCAAGCCCCAGCCCAAAGACTTGGCGAAGGTCCGTGTCAGCCCACTCCCACCACCACGCCCGCCCGGGCCGAAATGAGCGGTCTCCTGAAAAGCATTTTCCAGTTCAACGGCCACGACCTCACGGCCATCACTGGCGAAGACGGACAGCCGTGGTTCGTCGGAAATGAGGTGGCGAAGATCTTGGGGTACGCAGACGCTAAGCAGGCTGTGCGGATGCACTTTAAGTATCCGAAAATGTTAAAAGGTGTTGAATCAACACCTTTGACTTCCAGCCCCAGGGGGATCACTATCATCCCCGAATCCAACCTGTACCGCCTGATCACACGGTCCAAGTTGCCCTCCGCGGAGAAGTTCGAAGACTGGATCACCGAGGTCGTTCTGCCTACCATCCGCAAAACCGGGGTTATACTACCGCCCCACAGATTGAGGACACCGAACACCCGAGGAAAACTCGGTACATCAAAATGGTGA